One genomic segment of Acomys russatus chromosome 6, mAcoRus1.1, whole genome shotgun sequence includes these proteins:
- the C6H1orf74 gene encoding UPF0739 protein C1orf74 homolog: protein MSTPSPQLLVAAAQQTLGMGKRKGPPRAVCLHLAGEVLAVARGLKPAVLYDWNSAGVLALQTYLKELQGVGFPTAGLHILEIGESNLIVSPEHAGQHLERVLLGAVALVDISCSRPHPSVSSLDQLPDLKSLIAEILTHFRGLQKDASLGVSHSKLHPSDCNLCTVYGILLGYPVSYTFHLNHGDGNCLAMTPLRVFTAQVSWLPGQLPVLLYSFSVPESLFPALRDFVRVWEKDLRTGLRTQSVFADLSISSEIVTLPAVAL, encoded by the coding sequence ATGTCAACACCAAGCCCTCAGCTGCTGGTGGCGGCTGCTCAGCAGACCCTGGgcatgggaaagagaaagggccCACCTCGAGCCGTCTGCCTTCACCTAGCGGGAGAGGTGCTAGCTGTGGCCCGGGGGCTGAAGCCGGCCGTGCTGTATGACTGGAACTCGGCAGGAGTCTTGGCGCTCCAAACCTATCTGAAGGAACTGCAGGGGGTGGGCTTTCCGACAGCAGGACTTCACATTCTTGAGATTGGAGAAAGTAACCTCATCGTCAGCCCTGAGCATGCGGGTCAGCATTTGGAGCGGGTACTGCTTGGTGCCGTAGCGTTAGTGGACATTTCCTGCTCCCGGCCTCACCCTTCTGTCAGTTCGCTGGACCAGCTCCCCGACTTGAAATCTCTCATAGCTGAGATCCTCACACATTTTCGAGGGCTGCAGAAGGATGCATCTCTGGGAGTCTCCCACAGCAAGCTGCATCCCTCAGACTGCAATCTCTGCACTGTATATGGGATACTCCTGGGCTATCCTGTCTCTTACACTTTTCACCTGAACCACGGAGACGGCAACTGCTTAGCCATGACCCCTCTGCGGGTGTTCACTGCCCAGGTCTCATGGCTGCCTGGTCAACTTCCAGTCTTGCTATACTCCTTTAGTGTTCCAGAGAGCTTGTTCCCAGCCCTGAGGGACTTTGTGAGAGTCTGGGAGAAGGACCTCAGAACTGGACTTAGGACTCAGAGTGTCTTTGCAGACCTCAGCATCTCCTCTGAGATAGTCACACTGCCTGCTGTGGCCCTCTGA